GGACGACGCCCTCGTCCAGATGGCGCGGGGCCTCGAGGAGAAGGTCGAGACGCTCCTGGAGGCCAACCGGGCGGACCTGGAACGGGCGCGGGCTCGCGGCCACACCCGCGCGTTCCTCGACCGGCTCACCCTGACCGAGGGGCGGATCGAGGAGATGGCTCAGGGGCTCAGGCAGATCGCCCAGCTCCCCGACCCGGTGGGCAAGGTCGTGGATGC
This sequence is a window from Candidatus Rokuibacteriota bacterium. Protein-coding genes within it:
- the proA gene encoding gamma-glutamyl-phosphate reductase (Catalyzes the phosphorylation of L-glutamate during the proline biosynthesis pathway), whose protein sequence is MDKSLGIRQLVEAKARAAKDAARALALCPTKVKDDALVQMARGLEEKVETLLEANRADLERARARGHTRAFLDRLTLTEGRIEEMAQGLRQIAQLPDPVGKVVDA